The Bacillus thuringiensis genome includes a window with the following:
- a CDS encoding conserved phage C-terminal domain-containing protein encodes MATFRVSKDKNYTTINNTGLRDERLTWKAKGILAYILSLPDDWVFYMEEVATHSKDKLDSLKSGIKELKEHGYVKRYPVKNEKGKIARWEMIIYEVPQGEYPLVENPQMEKPLVDKPLVENPLLLSTKELSTNKPNTDKQNNTMSSSNEEDNQSSIPYENIVSYLNEKVGKSFKHKTAKTRSLIKARFKDGFTIDDFNRVIDIKAAQWLNDSHMSQYLRPETLFGTKFESYLNEKGAKNNVGNSNATGSQIPGFKGELPF; translated from the coding sequence GTGGCAACTTTTAGAGTAAGTAAAGACAAAAACTACACAACAATTAATAATACAGGGCTTCGTGATGAACGTTTAACTTGGAAGGCTAAGGGGATTCTAGCATATATCCTTTCACTCCCTGATGACTGGGTCTTTTATATGGAAGAAGTCGCTACTCATTCAAAAGATAAATTAGATAGCCTGAAATCCGGCATAAAAGAATTAAAGGAACATGGATATGTAAAGAGGTATCCTGTGAAAAACGAAAAAGGAAAGATTGCTAGATGGGAAATGATTATATACGAAGTTCCACAAGGGGAATATCCACTAGTGGAAAATCCACAAATGGAAAAACCACTAGTGGACAAACCATTAGTGGAAAATCCACTGCTACTAAGTACTAAAGAACTAAGTACTAATAAACCAAATACTGATAAACAAAATAATACTATGTCCTCTTCTAACGAAGAAGACAATCAGTCGTCCATTCCTTATGAGAATATCGTTTCTTATCTTAATGAAAAAGTAGGTAAATCTTTTAAACATAAAACAGCAAAAACTAGATCGTTAATCAAAGCTAGATTTAAAGACGGTTTTACTATAGATGATTTCAACCGAGTTATTGATATAAAAGCAGCACAATGGTTAAACGACTCGCACATGAGCCAGTACTTGCGACCAGAAACGTTATTTGGTACTAAATTCGAAAGTTACTTAAACGAAAAAGGAGCGAAAAACAATGTCGGTAACAGCAATGCAACGGGTAGCCAAATCCCTGGATTTAAAGGTGAACTTCCATTCTGA
- a CDS encoding DUF3983 domain-containing protein, giving the protein MANLKKRKTRKAIARRAKAVEKHQVNKAWKSIFVQAGIIK; this is encoded by the coding sequence ATGGCTAATTTAAAGAAGCGGAAAACAAGAAAAGCGATTGCTCGTCGTGCAAAAGCAGTGGAGAAACATCAAGTAAATAAAGCTTGGAAAAGCATTTTTGTACAAGCTGGAATTATAAAGTAA
- a CDS encoding DUF6440 family protein: MKKLLMLLLLILAVGCEKEEPPTNADKSNSTEYIKVFVDKETGCEYLHKSEGAGYQGYGGMTIRLDESGKPKGCKKIS, translated from the coding sequence ATGAAGAAACTATTAATGCTACTATTACTTATTTTAGCAGTCGGTTGTGAGAAAGAAGAACCACCAACAAATGCGGATAAATCAAATAGTACGGAATATATAAAAGTTTTTGTTGATAAGGAAACAGGTTGCGAATACTTGCACAAGTCCGAGGGCGCTGGATATCAGGGGTATGGCGGAATGACAATTCGATTAGATGAAAGCGGAAAACCAAAAGGTTGTAAAAAGATTTCTTAA
- a CDS encoding nucleotide excision repair endonuclease, producing the protein MGELHFISIKALRNNIKTHQSGVYLLSDKNGRVIYVGQAVDLRRRINAHFNGETNTHDFCYLFDKVAYILEDSSIKRSLLEMEMVLKYKPVFNKEVQEEYPDLYNEYIQEYCDIYKRFDTIQGSIRKQNEEQQKTDALKREKLRKDLIKMVGGKAVFYDVISYLDNGYNPHFLASSFRISIDTIKEIQEMRKYLRIPKTHKRTVKHVDLIHAVTGKEGIKNRRLDHLL; encoded by the coding sequence ATGGGGGAATTGCATTTTATTAGTATAAAAGCGTTACGTAATAACATTAAAACACATCAAAGTGGAGTATACTTGCTAAGTGATAAAAACGGTCGTGTTATTTATGTAGGGCAAGCTGTAGATTTGAGAAGGCGCATAAATGCTCATTTTAACGGAGAGACAAATACACATGATTTCTGTTATTTGTTCGACAAAGTAGCATATATACTTGAGGACAGTTCAATAAAACGTTCTTTGCTAGAAATGGAAATGGTATTGAAATATAAGCCAGTATTTAATAAAGAGGTGCAAGAAGAATATCCCGATTTATATAATGAGTATATTCAAGAATACTGCGACATATATAAAAGATTTGATACTATTCAAGGCTCAATTCGTAAGCAAAATGAAGAACAACAAAAAACGGATGCCCTTAAAAGAGAGAAGTTACGCAAAGATTTAATAAAAATGGTTGGTGGGAAGGCTGTGTTTTATGATGTTATCTCGTATTTAGATAATGGATATAACCCGCATTTCTTAGCCTCTTCATTCCGCATAAGTATTGATACTATTAAAGAAATACAAGAGATGAGAAAGTACCTACGTATACCAAAAACGCATAAAAGAACAGTGAAACATGTAGATTTGATTCATGCTGTTACTGGTAAAGAAGGTATAAAAAATAGACGATTAGATCATTTACTTTAA
- a CDS encoding nucleoside triphosphate pyrophosphohydrolase family protein has translation MKTMENGVFGVTKLISKSKAGQAVMNNNQICELDQYQEAALRTWNTNQDFGGRVLNAALGLSGESGEVADIVKKAIFHGHGFDPAHCPGEEEGNTHKIALELGDILYYISIMSHEMGYTLEDIAQMNIAKLAKRYPDGFSREASQARVDVK, from the coding sequence ATGAAAACAATGGAAAACGGTGTATTTGGAGTAACAAAATTAATCAGTAAATCAAAGGCAGGACAAGCTGTAATGAACAACAATCAAATTTGTGAATTAGATCAATATCAAGAAGCGGCATTACGTACATGGAATACAAATCAGGATTTTGGTGGACGCGTTTTAAATGCAGCATTAGGGCTTTCAGGAGAATCTGGTGAGGTTGCTGATATTGTAAAAAAAGCTATTTTTCATGGTCATGGATTTGATCCAGCTCATTGTCCAGGAGAAGAAGAAGGGAATACGCATAAAATCGCTTTAGAGCTGGGAGATATCTTGTACTACATTTCGATCATGTCTCACGAAATGGGATATACCTTAGAAGATATCGCTCAAATGAATATTGCAAAATTAGCTAAAAGATATCCAGATGGTTTTAGTCGAGAAGCAAGTCAAGCACGTGTAGATGTAAAGTAA
- a CDS encoding PD-(D/E)XK nuclease-like domain-containing protein, with translation MNLLQLNDENYYSQEADMQYMSVSQYKAFRKCEAAALAKLKGEWQEEHNESLLLGSYVHAWLEGALDQFKEKTPSLFTRSGELYSQYKNADLMIETLKDDGLCMFALEGEKEVIITAELFGTPWKSKLDVYNPINGRFVDLKTVKSIYDKVWTDEYGYCSFVEAYGYTIQMAVYAELEKRWSGRENWLEPFIVAVSKEKHPDKAVINFDDEIIQLELDEVEEYLPRVLSVKHGVDKPNRCEKCAYCRQTKRLTKVIHYSQILS, from the coding sequence ATGAACCTTCTCCAACTAAATGATGAAAATTACTACTCGCAAGAAGCGGATATGCAATACATGTCAGTCAGTCAATATAAAGCATTTCGGAAATGCGAAGCTGCAGCACTTGCGAAGTTAAAAGGTGAATGGCAAGAGGAACATAATGAGAGCTTGTTACTTGGTTCATATGTTCATGCTTGGCTAGAAGGAGCACTTGATCAGTTTAAAGAGAAGACTCCTTCTCTCTTTACAAGAAGTGGAGAGCTTTATTCTCAATATAAAAATGCAGATTTAATGATTGAAACACTAAAAGATGATGGATTGTGCATGTTTGCTCTAGAAGGTGAAAAAGAGGTCATTATAACAGCCGAGTTATTCGGTACACCTTGGAAATCGAAACTGGATGTATATAACCCTATCAATGGAAGATTCGTTGATTTAAAGACAGTTAAGTCCATATATGACAAAGTTTGGACAGACGAATACGGATATTGCTCATTCGTAGAAGCATACGGATACACAATTCAAATGGCTGTATATGCCGAGCTGGAAAAACGGTGGTCTGGCAGGGAAAACTGGTTAGAACCATTCATCGTAGCGGTATCAAAGGAAAAGCATCCTGATAAAGCAGTGATTAACTTCGATGATGAAATCATTCAACTGGAATTAGATGAAGTCGAAGAGTACTTACCTCGTGTTTTATCGGTAAAACATGGAGTGGACAAGCCTAATAGATGTGAAAAATGCGCTTATTGTAGACAAACAAAGCGATTAACAAAAGTAATTCATTACTCTCAAATACTTAGTTAG
- a CDS encoding phage portal protein produces MRSELYANNNGIKLTTMQEKKHLYKIRNRAFDPNEFIKDFIDIRNERLRKYKQYTTEKNAIDNREKPDSDLIKVWNKIHNSFFNLIVDQKVGYVFGNPISYQIEEEVSENEREWVKEYLYNQDVFLKDIETGTQQAACGVSYRLLDIQTQLIPSVVETVASLKNVNSWDAYVLGHKEAAIVLSEDYTEKGHTQILTLYTKDLILEYHSAASEVNGMIGFDIAGGIINLLGVVPVFEFRNNQEMHSDFETVEDLNDAYDRMISSGADEVEQFRLAYMLITGVDMEPDDAKELFKKETGILNIRNPEGKAEFLTKMMPKEFFEYFVGLLEKNIFRFSKSVDVNDEAFAGGNESGEARKWKLIALEFKANLTESWFEKGLRDMFEGIVAYMRIKQGMNSIVSSNIYADFTRTLPVDLGYLADTLTKLTTILSERTVLGMIPAIDDVDAEMEQKQREREEKMNEMNSFGDFGQVNPNDAEQTGEVLDKEKATDNKGSGQTR; encoded by the coding sequence TTGCGAAGTGAGTTATATGCGAATAACAACGGAATTAAACTTACTACAATGCAAGAAAAGAAGCATCTGTATAAGATAAGAAACCGTGCATTTGACCCAAATGAGTTCATTAAGGACTTTATCGATATTAGAAACGAAAGATTACGTAAATACAAACAATATACCACTGAAAAGAATGCTATTGATAATAGGGAAAAGCCTGATAGTGATTTAATTAAGGTTTGGAACAAAATACACAATAGTTTCTTTAATTTAATCGTAGATCAGAAGGTTGGATATGTATTTGGTAACCCTATTTCTTATCAGATTGAAGAAGAAGTATCTGAGAATGAAAGAGAATGGGTAAAAGAATATTTATATAACCAAGATGTATTCCTAAAAGATATTGAAACAGGCACTCAGCAAGCTGCATGCGGTGTTTCTTATCGTTTATTAGATATACAAACGCAATTGATTCCAAGTGTAGTAGAAACTGTTGCTAGTCTAAAGAATGTCAACTCATGGGACGCTTATGTATTAGGACATAAAGAAGCTGCTATTGTCTTATCTGAGGATTATACAGAAAAAGGACACACGCAGATACTTACACTTTATACAAAAGATTTAATCCTTGAATATCATTCTGCAGCAAGTGAAGTAAACGGAATGATAGGATTTGATATTGCTGGTGGCATAATTAATTTACTTGGTGTTGTCCCTGTATTCGAATTTAGAAACAACCAAGAAATGCATAGTGACTTTGAAACTGTCGAAGATCTTAATGATGCTTACGATAGAATGATTTCTTCCGGCGCTGATGAAGTAGAACAATTTCGTTTAGCTTATATGCTGATCACTGGCGTTGATATGGAACCAGATGATGCTAAAGAGTTATTTAAGAAAGAGACAGGGATTCTTAATATACGAAATCCTGAAGGGAAAGCAGAGTTCTTAACTAAGATGATGCCAAAAGAATTCTTTGAGTATTTCGTGGGATTACTTGAAAAGAACATATTCCGTTTCTCTAAATCGGTCGACGTAAACGATGAGGCTTTCGCGGGTGGTAATGAATCTGGTGAAGCTCGCAAATGGAAGTTGATTGCTCTTGAGTTTAAAGCAAATCTAACTGAATCATGGTTCGAAAAAGGATTGCGTGACATGTTTGAAGGTATCGTTGCTTATATGCGTATCAAACAAGGTATGAATAGCATTGTAAGTTCAAACATATACGCTGACTTTACTCGTACATTACCAGTTGATTTAGGGTACTTAGCTGATACATTAACGAAACTAACAACAATCTTATCTGAACGTACTGTTCTTGGTATGATCCCTGCTATCGATGATGTAGATGCAGAAATGGAACAGAAACAGAGAGAACGTGAAGAAAAGATGAATGAAATGAACAGTTTCGGTGATTTCGGGCAGGTGAACCCAAATGATGCAGAGCAAACAGGAGAAGTATTGGACAAAGAGAAAGCAACAGATAATAAAGGTAGCGGACAAACACGTTGA
- the terS gene encoding phage terminase small subunit yields the protein MKQKHELAQEDYMQGMKYKDIAEKHDVSVNTVKSWKTRYKWDRKGVHTNNEKVRTQKKTGAPINNKNAVGNSGNKKPKWGNKNAVGYGPPKGNDNAVTHGFFRKHFPEDVADLAAEIMEKNPIDMLWENITIQYTAIIRAQRLMFVESKNEMIKELKKSKFDVLPDKEKGFIQVPTEEEYEFQFAWDRHATFMNAQSRAMSTLSSLIRDFDKLANIDDERRAKLNLMNAQIDKLKADINKEDKDVLRVQIIDDVPQDDDDV from the coding sequence GTGAAACAAAAACACGAGTTAGCTCAAGAAGATTACATGCAAGGTATGAAGTATAAGGATATAGCTGAGAAACATGATGTTAGTGTAAACACTGTTAAGTCATGGAAGACCAGATATAAATGGGACAGAAAAGGTGTGCATACAAACAATGAAAAAGTACGCACACAAAAGAAGACAGGCGCACCCATTAATAATAAGAATGCGGTGGGTAATTCAGGTAATAAGAAACCTAAATGGGGTAATAAGAATGCCGTTGGTTATGGTCCACCAAAAGGAAATGATAATGCAGTAACACATGGTTTCTTCCGTAAACACTTTCCTGAAGATGTCGCTGACTTAGCTGCTGAGATTATGGAGAAGAATCCGATTGATATGTTATGGGAAAACATTACGATTCAATATACAGCTATTATTAGGGCGCAACGGTTAATGTTTGTTGAAAGTAAAAATGAAATGATTAAAGAGCTCAAGAAATCTAAATTCGATGTTCTCCCAGATAAAGAAAAAGGGTTCATACAGGTTCCTACAGAGGAAGAATACGAATTCCAATTTGCTTGGGATCGTCACGCTACATTTATGAATGCTCAATCAAGAGCTATGAGCACGTTGTCTTCTCTTATTAGAGACTTCGATAAATTAGCTAATATAGATGATGAAAGACGTGCTAAATTGAATCTGATGAATGCTCAGATAGATAAGTTAAAAGCTGATATAAACAAAGAAGATAAAGATGTGTTGAGAGTACAGATTATTGACGATGTGCCACAGGATGATGACGATGTATAA
- a CDS encoding ArpU family phage packaging/lysis transcriptional regulator: protein MERQLTLLPAVDDKKVQKEVVSVLKEYRALKMRFSNEVEQEGISLFPELRDSRVTSRMKVQQIEKALHNILDEDERNIITMKFLDNKPVKDSFVQNELMMKNSYFYEKKKSAIKLIATTLGII, encoded by the coding sequence ATGGAGAGACAATTAACTTTATTACCGGCTGTAGATGATAAGAAAGTACAAAAGGAAGTAGTAAGCGTATTAAAGGAATACAGAGCACTTAAAATGCGGTTTAGTAATGAAGTGGAACAAGAAGGAATCAGTTTATTCCCTGAATTACGTGATTCAAGGGTTACAAGTAGGATGAAGGTACAACAAATTGAAAAGGCATTACATAACATCCTGGATGAAGATGAAAGAAATATCATTACTATGAAGTTCTTGGATAATAAACCAGTTAAAGACTCATTCGTACAAAACGAACTGATGATGAAGAACTCATACTTTTATGAGAAGAAGAAAAGCGCAATTAAACTGATTGCTACTACACTAGGAATTATTTAA
- a CDS encoding PBSX family phage terminase large subunit, translating into MYNVISTKELIGGGYNRFWHCKNFYRVCKGSRGSKKSKTTVLNFVKRIMQYPWANLLVVRRYSNTLKQSCYTDLKWAINRLGVKDQFKFNESMPEITYKPTGQKILFRGLDDPLKITSITVDVGNLCWAWFEEAYEIEDQHKFETVVESIRGSFDAPDFFKQITVTFNPWSENHWLKSYFFDEATQAYDTFAFTTTYKCNEWLDEQDRARYESLYTKNPRRARIVCDGEWGVADGLVYENFQVRDFDIDEIRQRKDVQSAFGLDFGYTNDPTALTCSLVDLKNETIYVFDEHSQKGMSNKKIAAMIEKKGYTKERITADSAEPKSIDELESLGIRRIEGARKGKDSINNGIQFIQGFKIVIHPSCVEFIKEINNYIYDTDKKTGKRLNTPIDDFNHLMDAWRYSLERFLVKSGVKVLNI; encoded by the coding sequence ATGTATAACGTTATTAGTACTAAAGAACTTATTGGCGGTGGATACAATCGTTTCTGGCATTGCAAGAACTTCTATAGAGTTTGCAAAGGTTCTCGTGGTTCTAAGAAGTCTAAAACAACTGTATTAAACTTCGTTAAACGAATCATGCAGTACCCCTGGGCTAATCTCCTAGTGGTTCGTAGATACTCCAATACATTAAAGCAATCTTGTTACACTGATTTAAAATGGGCCATTAACAGATTGGGAGTAAAAGACCAATTTAAGTTCAATGAGTCAATGCCAGAGATAACATATAAACCTACTGGACAGAAGATATTGTTTCGAGGATTAGATGATCCATTGAAAATAACATCTATTACTGTTGATGTGGGTAATTTGTGCTGGGCTTGGTTTGAGGAAGCTTACGAAATAGAAGACCAACATAAGTTTGAAACAGTTGTTGAATCTATTCGTGGTTCTTTTGATGCTCCTGACTTCTTTAAACAAATCACAGTTACTTTTAACCCTTGGAGTGAAAACCATTGGCTTAAATCTTATTTCTTTGATGAAGCTACACAAGCTTATGACACGTTCGCCTTTACTACTACTTATAAATGCAATGAGTGGCTAGATGAACAGGATAGAGCACGTTATGAGAGTTTATATACTAAGAACCCAAGACGTGCAAGAATCGTTTGTGATGGCGAATGGGGCGTTGCTGATGGTCTTGTATATGAAAACTTCCAAGTACGAGACTTTGATATTGATGAGATAAGACAACGAAAAGATGTACAAAGTGCTTTTGGTCTCGACTTTGGTTATACGAACGATCCAACTGCATTGACTTGTTCTTTAGTTGATTTAAAGAATGAAACTATTTATGTATTCGATGAACACAGTCAAAAAGGTATGAGTAATAAGAAGATAGCTGCAATGATTGAGAAAAAAGGATACACGAAAGAACGTATTACTGCTGATTCAGCTGAACCAAAGAGTATTGATGAACTTGAATCACTTGGAATAAGAAGAATTGAAGGAGCACGTAAAGGTAAAGACTCCATTAACAATGGTATTCAGTTCATTCAAGGATTCAAGATTGTGATACATCCTTCTTGTGTAGAGTTCATAAAAGAGATAAACAATTACATTTATGATACTGATAAAAAGACAGGGAAGCGTCTTAATACTCCTATTGATGATTTTAACCATCTTATGGATGCATGGCGTTACTCATTAGAGAGGTTCCTTGTTAAATCAGGCGTTAAAGTACTTAATATTTAG
- a CDS encoding recombinase family protein has protein sequence MIIGYARVSTQEQNLARQLKQLNDYGCDHVYEEKTSGATTNREELQLMLDNLKEGDTIVVTDLTRISRSTKDLFELIEIIKSKGASIKSIKDTWLDTTSDNPYSTFLLTVMAGVNQLERDLLKMRQREGIDLAKQRGVYKGRPKKYGDKNPKMEHALELLANREENGYTVKKICEVTGVSRTVLYERAKEKGIM, from the coding sequence ATGATAATTGGTTATGCTCGTGTTTCTACACAAGAACAAAATTTAGCTAGGCAATTGAAGCAGCTAAATGATTATGGATGTGATCATGTGTATGAAGAGAAAACAAGTGGAGCAACAACAAACAGAGAAGAACTTCAATTAATGCTCGATAATTTAAAAGAAGGTGACACGATTGTAGTTACCGATTTAACTCGTATTAGTCGTAGTACAAAGGATTTATTTGAACTCATTGAGATCATCAAGAGTAAAGGTGCTTCAATTAAATCAATAAAGGATACATGGCTAGATACTACGAGTGATAATCCATACAGTACTTTCCTGCTCACTGTGATGGCTGGTGTTAACCAGTTAGAAAGGGACTTACTTAAGATGCGCCAAAGAGAAGGAATAGACCTTGCTAAACAACGTGGTGTATATAAGGGAAGACCTAAAAAATACGGTGATAAAAACCCTAAAATGGAGCATGCTTTAGAGCTGCTTGCTAATCGTGAAGAGAACGGATACACAGTGAAGAAGATATGTGAAGTTACTGGGGTAAGTCGTACAGTTCTTTATGAGAGAGCAAAAGAAAAGGGGATTATGTAG
- a CDS encoding AAA family ATPase, translating to MQRVAKSLDLKVNFHSDKCMKHSYGTGDKKVIKPIQMIEFKGQVVCPRCVVEENDRVLKEQANNHYKKIKRSKKFNMLTKHSIISNEEILEATLSNYRTECKETRTNKKLVEDIIESLKAGKVKNVFIVGVQGAGKSHLAYSILRELRDYFYGISDGEKDNDELTYSKMKSCLYVEIEQLMRLIKDSFNNKDSKYTEEYCVDLLTSVDFLVLDDLGAESGSMNRTDEASNFIQRVLYAVTNGRQGKVTITTTNLSSGDIFKKYDKKLGSRILNKAEAIVFKETSDKRIEHLGF from the coding sequence ATGCAACGGGTAGCCAAATCCCTGGATTTAAAGGTGAACTTCCATTCTGATAAATGCATGAAACATTCTTACGGAACTGGTGACAAAAAAGTCATTAAACCAATTCAAATGATTGAATTCAAAGGACAAGTTGTCTGCCCGCGATGTGTTGTTGAGGAAAACGACAGAGTGTTAAAAGAACAGGCTAACAATCATTACAAAAAAATCAAAAGGTCTAAGAAATTCAACATGCTCACAAAGCACAGCATCATTAGTAACGAGGAAATTCTTGAAGCTACGCTTTCTAATTATAGAACCGAATGTAAAGAGACTAGAACGAACAAGAAGCTTGTAGAGGACATTATAGAGAGTCTAAAAGCAGGTAAGGTTAAAAATGTGTTTATTGTAGGTGTACAAGGTGCAGGCAAAAGTCATTTAGCTTATTCGATTCTGAGAGAACTAAGAGATTATTTCTATGGAATTTCAGATGGTGAGAAGGATAATGACGAACTAACTTATTCGAAAATGAAAAGTTGCTTATATGTAGAGATTGAACAACTAATGCGACTTATCAAGGACTCCTTCAATAACAAAGATTCTAAGTATACGGAAGAGTATTGTGTGGATCTCCTAACAAGCGTTGATTTCCTGGTACTTGATGATTTAGGAGCAGAAAGCGGATCGATGAACAGAACGGACGAAGCGAGTAACTTCATTCAACGTGTACTGTATGCAGTGACAAATGGAAGACAAGGGAAAGTCACTATTACAACAACTAATCTATCAAGCGGTGACATATTCAAAAAATATGATAAGAAGCTAGGTAGCCGAATTTTAAACAAAGCTGAAGCAATCGTATTTAAGGAAACGTCAGATAAACGAATTGAACATTTAGGATTCTAA
- a CDS encoding minor capsid protein has translation MQSKQEKYWTKRKQQIIKVADKHVDDGLLLYQAFFHDKLSEIELLIQDYYDKYGKNNVIEYYKLMQEMSVSERKDLYSNYQELIARYPQLNNFTEIRYSFYKLQRLDGLMVNIMYKLYEMGAMEEEILKDKLSLTYQETYYRNLYDNAMYYGMTGTYHAVSEEVLRATLYKKWVKNQNFSDRVWTDTKKLTLFLQDELPKMLSTGTSYKEVTKQLHNNFDVKWHEAERLARTESAFITEHATQDAYKRDNIKQYRILATLDTVTSKICEAQDGKVYDLDKAIVGKNYPPFHPHCRTTTISATSKIEYRAMNINRGYERVPDMTYKKWESTYVKAA, from the coding sequence ATGCAGAGCAAACAGGAGAAGTATTGGACAAAGAGAAAGCAACAGATAATAAAGGTAGCGGACAAACACGTTGATGACGGCTTATTACTGTATCAGGCATTCTTTCATGATAAGTTAAGTGAAATAGAACTACTTATCCAGGACTATTACGACAAATACGGTAAGAACAATGTAATTGAGTATTATAAGCTGATGCAGGAAATGAGTGTAAGCGAAAGAAAAGACTTATATTCCAACTATCAGGAACTCATTGCAAGGTATCCGCAGCTTAATAACTTTACAGAGATACGTTACAGCTTCTATAAGTTACAGAGATTAGATGGCCTTATGGTTAATATCATGTACAAGCTCTATGAAATGGGAGCGATGGAAGAAGAAATACTAAAAGACAAGTTATCACTTACTTACCAGGAAACATATTATCGTAACCTGTATGACAATGCTATGTATTACGGAATGACTGGTACTTATCATGCTGTTAGTGAAGAAGTATTGCGAGCTACGTTATATAAGAAGTGGGTAAAGAATCAGAACTTCTCTGATAGAGTATGGACCGACACAAAGAAGCTAACGTTGTTTTTACAAGACGAACTACCTAAGATGCTATCTACTGGTACAAGTTATAAGGAAGTGACAAAACAACTCCATAATAATTTTGATGTTAAATGGCATGAAGCAGAACGTTTAGCAAGAACAGAGAGTGCTTTTATCACTGAACACGCTACTCAAGATGCATATAAACGAGATAATATTAAGCAATACCGCATCCTAGCAACATTAGATACCGTGACGTCAAAGATATGTGAAGCTCAAGATGGTAAAGTATATGATCTTGATAAAGCGATTGTCGGTAAGAACTATCCCCCGTTTCATCCGCATTGCAGAACAACGACAATTAGTGCTACTTCTAAGATTGAATACAGAGCGATGAACATAAATAGAGGATATGAACGTGTTCCTGATATGACTTATAAGAAGTGGGAAAGCACGTATGTTAAAGCAGCCTAA